A window of the Litorilinea aerophila genome harbors these coding sequences:
- a CDS encoding dihydrodipicolinate synthase family protein — MTSMPLELAHHLREGQVIPAHPLAIHPDRTLDERHQAALTRYYCDAGVGGLAVGVHTTQFEIHDPKTGLLEPVLSLASQVIDESLTASPRPFVKVAGVIGPTEQALREAALAADLGYHAALVSLAALKEASDEELLHHCRLVAEILPIFGFYLQPAVGGRHLSYRFWRQFVEIPNVVAIKVAPFDRYRTLDVARAVADAGRAEEIALYTGNDDNLVADLLTEYCFGDGKACVRIVGGLLGHWAVWTRTAVQMLERMKEERRQGRLDYRRWLAYGAQVTDANAAFFDAANHFRGCIAGIHEVLRRQGLMQGNWCLNPAECLSPGQAEEIDRVYRAYPHLNDDDFVRANLDRWLA; from the coding sequence ATGACGTCCATGCCGTTGGAGCTGGCCCATCACCTGCGTGAGGGGCAGGTGATCCCCGCCCATCCCCTGGCCATTCACCCGGATCGCACCCTGGATGAACGCCATCAGGCGGCGCTGACCCGCTATTACTGCGATGCCGGCGTCGGTGGGCTGGCGGTGGGCGTTCACACCACCCAGTTTGAAATCCATGACCCCAAGACGGGGCTGCTGGAGCCGGTGCTGAGCCTGGCCAGCCAGGTTATCGACGAGTCGCTGACCGCCTCTCCCCGGCCTTTCGTCAAGGTGGCCGGCGTCATCGGCCCCACGGAGCAGGCCCTGCGGGAGGCAGCCCTGGCCGCGGACCTGGGCTACCATGCCGCGCTGGTCAGCCTGGCCGCGCTCAAGGAAGCCTCCGATGAAGAGCTCCTGCACCACTGCCGGCTGGTGGCCGAGATCCTGCCCATCTTCGGCTTCTACCTTCAGCCCGCGGTGGGTGGACGACACCTGAGCTACCGCTTCTGGCGCCAGTTCGTGGAGATCCCCAACGTGGTGGCCATCAAGGTGGCTCCCTTCGACCGCTATCGCACCCTGGACGTGGCCCGGGCGGTGGCCGACGCCGGTCGGGCTGAGGAGATCGCCCTTTACACCGGCAACGACGACAACCTGGTGGCCGATCTGCTGACCGAATATTGCTTCGGCGATGGCAAGGCCTGCGTGCGCATTGTGGGCGGCCTGCTGGGCCATTGGGCGGTCTGGACCCGGACGGCCGTCCAGATGTTGGAGCGCATGAAAGAGGAACGCCGTCAAGGAAGGCTGGACTACCGACGCTGGCTGGCCTACGGCGCCCAGGTGACCGACGCCAACGCCGCCTTTTTTGATGCGGCCAACCACTTCCGGGGCTGCATTGCGGGCATCCACGAGGTGCTGCGGCGCCAGGGGCTGATGCAGGGCAACTGGTGCCTGAACCCCGCTGAATGTCTCTCGCCCGGCCAGGCCGAGGAGATCGACCGGGTCTACCGGGCCTATCCCCACCTCAACGACGACGACTTCGTCCGGGCGAACCTGGACCGCTGGCTGGCCTGA
- a CDS encoding glycoside hydrolase family 172 protein codes for MNLTFNGLGMSLGNLSRLSNAETRSISPENFTGEKGKGGMATEGTGAVAARELGQGWKVSPSIHIAGESTATLAEIQGPGAIQQIWLTVHPEHWRRLVFRCYWDEEENPSVEVPIGDFFCNGWCERCNVTSLAVCVNPAGGFNSYWEMPFRRHARITVENLSPEEVRGFYYQINYTLTEVPEDRAYFHAQWRRSNPLPYQTVHTILDGVRGQGHYVGTYLAWGVHNNGWWGEGEIKFYMDGDTDWPTICGTGTEDYFGGAWNFEHPRGEYGVFSSPYSGLPQVIKPDGLYRSQQRFGMYRWHIMDPVRFKQDLRVTIQALGWRSALGGQRRYLPLQDDIASTAFWYQTEPHAPFPPLPGLNELEVI; via the coding sequence ATGAATCTCACGTTCAACGGCCTGGGCATGAGCCTGGGCAACCTGTCGCGTCTCTCCAATGCAGAGACCCGCTCCATCAGTCCGGAGAACTTCACCGGCGAGAAGGGCAAGGGAGGTATGGCCACCGAGGGAACCGGCGCGGTGGCAGCCCGAGAGCTGGGCCAGGGCTGGAAGGTCTCGCCCAGCATCCACATCGCCGGCGAGAGCACGGCCACCCTGGCCGAGATCCAGGGGCCGGGGGCCATCCAGCAGATCTGGCTGACCGTGCACCCGGAGCACTGGCGGCGGCTGGTCTTTCGCTGCTACTGGGACGAGGAGGAGAATCCCTCGGTAGAGGTGCCCATCGGCGATTTCTTCTGCAACGGCTGGTGCGAGCGGTGCAATGTCACCTCCCTGGCCGTCTGTGTGAACCCCGCGGGCGGCTTCAACAGTTATTGGGAGATGCCCTTTCGCCGCCATGCCCGCATCACGGTGGAGAATCTGAGTCCCGAGGAAGTCCGGGGTTTCTACTACCAGATCAACTACACCCTGACCGAGGTTCCGGAGGACCGGGCCTACTTCCACGCCCAGTGGCGGCGCAGCAACCCCCTCCCCTACCAGACGGTGCACACCATCCTGGACGGCGTGCGCGGCCAGGGCCACTACGTGGGCACCTACCTGGCGTGGGGCGTCCACAACAACGGCTGGTGGGGTGAAGGGGAAATCAAATTCTACATGGACGGCGACACCGACTGGCCCACCATCTGCGGCACAGGCACCGAAGACTACTTTGGCGGCGCGTGGAACTTTGAGCATCCCCGGGGAGAGTACGGGGTCTTCTCCTCGCCCTACAGCGGCCTGCCCCAGGTGATCAAGCCCGATGGCCTCTACCGCTCCCAGCAACGGTTTGGCATGTACCGCTGGCACATCATGGATCCGGTGCGCTTCAAGCAGGATCTGCGGGTCACCATCCAGGCCCTGGGGTGGCGGTCGGCCCTGGGCGGCCAGCGGCGCTACCTGCCCCTCCAGGACGACATCGCCTCGACGGCCTTCTGGTACCAGACGGAGCCCCACGCCCCCTTCCCGCCCCTGCCGGGCCTCAACGAGCTGGAGGTGATCTAA
- a CDS encoding carbohydrate ABC transporter permease, whose amino-acid sequence MALTNTPRVHPGRSPKRWSPRTRRQLWTGLAFISLWICGFFLFNLYPMLASLYYSFTEYHIKQPLVWIGSLNYVNLVRDPLFWRSLYNTGYMVVIGVPLSLIVSFICALLLNIKIPGQSIYRVIYFLPSIVPVVASTLLWLWILNPNSGLLNTLLAEVGIRGPNWTRDPFWAKPSLILLGLWGVGNTIIIYLAGLQDIPQTLMEAAELDGASWWQRLWKITIPLVSPITLFNLIIGVIATFQYFAQAYVLSAGISPVGSGLGAPLNSTLFYSVYLYQQGFVYLKMGYASAQAWILFVIILICTVLLLRSSEHWTYYEGG is encoded by the coding sequence ATGGCCCTCACAAACACACCCAGGGTCCATCCCGGTCGGTCGCCGAAACGGTGGAGTCCCCGGACCCGTCGCCAGTTATGGACCGGCCTCGCCTTTATCTCCCTCTGGATCTGCGGTTTTTTCCTTTTCAACCTCTATCCCATGTTGGCTTCGCTCTACTACAGCTTTACGGAATATCACATCAAGCAGCCGCTGGTGTGGATTGGCTCGTTGAACTATGTCAACCTGGTACGGGATCCACTCTTTTGGCGTTCCCTTTACAACACCGGCTACATGGTCGTCATCGGCGTGCCCCTCTCTTTGATCGTCTCGTTCATTTGTGCCCTGTTGTTGAACATCAAGATACCTGGCCAGTCTATCTATCGAGTCATTTACTTTTTGCCTTCCATCGTGCCGGTGGTGGCAAGCACCCTGCTTTGGCTCTGGATCTTGAACCCCAACAGTGGGCTACTGAATACCCTTCTGGCCGAAGTGGGCATCCGGGGGCCGAACTGGACCCGGGATCCGTTCTGGGCCAAGCCCTCCCTGATCCTGCTGGGGTTGTGGGGCGTGGGCAATACCATCATCATCTACCTGGCCGGTCTTCAGGATATCCCGCAGACTCTGATGGAAGCTGCCGAGCTGGATGGCGCTTCCTGGTGGCAACGGCTTTGGAAGATCACCATCCCCCTGGTGTCGCCCATTACCCTCTTTAACTTGATCATTGGCGTGATCGCCACGTTTCAATACTTCGCCCAGGCTTATGTCCTCAGTGCTGGGATCAGCCCCGTGGGCAGCGGCCTGGGGGCGCCCCTGAATTCCACCCTGTTTTACAGCGTCTATCTCTACCAACAAGGGTTCGTCTACCTGAAAATGGGATATGCATCGGCCCAGGCGTGGATCCTGTTTGTCATCATCCTGATCTGTACGGTGCTGTTGTTGCGTTCGTCCGAACACTGGACCTACTACGAGGGAGGTTAG
- a CDS encoding PD40 domain-containing protein has protein sequence MARPVSYAESLRPWYDPESGAKIVQLTSAACISTHIYPEAPIFSPDSRYFIFNRFASLDRPNQFWLGDTESLQLIRLTSGEMPVTAPVMAPDGGWLCYLSVQAPTDWTLERVDLSTFEREPVLQIRGYRRPYPLATISPDGRWYVTGVWLPEGDFGLLRVDLLLREAQIIHRDPEILNPHMQFDPGGGRDLLVQHNRGGQLDEAGNIVRLVGPEGATFYLVDMDGQNVRRLAIGKPYSAPVQGHQCWIGTTGRILSTLSGEIEAGNLVTIGEGDEAPTVVARGMDFCHPAASRDGRWFVSDVRPEGEIVVGSLETGRYRLLCRSGASFGRPQYTHPHPFFSPDRRRVFFNSDRTGLAQIYMAEIPESLWDELQG, from the coding sequence ATGGCCAGGCCAGTTTCGTATGCCGAGAGCTTGCGCCCCTGGTACGATCCAGAGTCGGGGGCCAAAATCGTCCAGCTCACCAGTGCGGCCTGTATCAGCACCCATATCTATCCTGAAGCACCCATCTTCTCCCCCGACTCCCGCTATTTCATCTTCAACCGCTTCGCCAGCCTGGACCGGCCCAATCAGTTCTGGTTGGGGGATACGGAGAGTCTGCAGTTGATCCGTCTCACCTCGGGAGAGATGCCCGTGACCGCGCCGGTCATGGCGCCCGACGGCGGCTGGCTCTGTTATCTCTCCGTGCAGGCGCCCACCGACTGGACCCTGGAGCGGGTGGATCTCTCCACCTTTGAGCGGGAACCAGTCCTGCAAATTCGGGGATACCGGCGGCCCTACCCCCTGGCCACCATCAGCCCGGATGGCCGCTGGTACGTCACCGGCGTCTGGCTGCCGGAGGGAGATTTCGGCCTGCTACGGGTGGACCTGCTTCTGCGGGAAGCCCAGATCATCCACCGGGATCCGGAGATTCTCAACCCCCACATGCAGTTCGACCCTGGAGGCGGTCGCGATCTGCTGGTGCAGCACAACCGGGGAGGGCAACTGGACGAGGCCGGTAACATCGTCCGGCTGGTGGGACCGGAGGGGGCGACCTTCTACCTGGTGGACATGGATGGCCAAAACGTTCGCCGCCTGGCCATCGGCAAGCCCTACAGCGCGCCAGTCCAGGGGCACCAGTGCTGGATCGGCACCACCGGCCGCATCCTCAGCACCCTCTCCGGGGAGATCGAGGCTGGCAACCTGGTCACCATCGGCGAGGGAGATGAGGCGCCCACCGTGGTGGCCCGGGGGATGGACTTCTGCCACCCGGCTGCCTCCCGGGATGGCCGCTGGTTTGTGAGCGACGTCCGACCTGAGGGCGAAATCGTGGTGGGCTCCCTGGAGACGGGGCGCTATCGCCTCCTCTGCCGGTCGGGGGCCTCCTTCGGGCGCCCCCAGTACACCCACCCCCACCCGTTCTTCAGCCCGGATCGCCGCCGCGTTTTCTTTAACTCCGACCGCACCGGCCTGGCCCAAATCTACATGGCCGAAATACCGGAGAGCCTGTGGGACGAGTTGCAGGGATAG
- a CDS encoding ROK family transcriptional regulator, with protein sequence MTTWVARPESGKELNRRLILDQIRRNAQISRSDLVRLTGLSKATVSSIVAELMEAGLVEEVGNQNPPVGRPRILLSLVADANFTLGAELTDEECRVVLTNLHAEPIRRVYRAVGSTDLSPERLIPVLEACVTEAVDGVDPACILAMGVCVPGIVDPSSGTVTLSVMLPWRDVPLGAELNSRFPFPVAVFSRGTAATWGERWYGVGKDVSNLLYVRVGSGIVAGLVINGQPYLGRNFGAGELGHFTVQPDGALCRCGNRGCLATLATTGVLLSRVRQLLREMPDAAMSRAMQENFDHLKLEDVVAAAEAGAPAALQAFAEVGRWLGIALGSTINLLNLDMVVIGGPMALAGDYLLQPLRQELHQRALPTHLAQMSLVASMLKEDAPAVGAASLVLHELFSPVRTSAGMLPADRVSLFA encoded by the coding sequence ATGACCACATGGGTTGCCCGCCCGGAAAGCGGCAAAGAACTCAACCGACGTCTCATCCTGGATCAGATCCGGCGTAACGCCCAGATCTCCCGCAGCGATCTGGTCCGGCTGACCGGCCTGAGCAAGGCGACGGTCTCCTCCATCGTGGCGGAGTTGATGGAGGCTGGACTGGTGGAAGAGGTGGGCAACCAGAACCCGCCGGTGGGCCGACCCCGTATCCTCCTCTCCCTGGTGGCCGACGCCAATTTTACCCTGGGGGCCGAGTTGACCGACGAGGAGTGTCGGGTGGTGCTGACCAACCTGCATGCCGAACCCATTCGCCGGGTCTACCGCGCCGTGGGCAGCACCGACCTCTCCCCCGAGCGCCTGATCCCGGTGTTGGAGGCCTGTGTCACCGAGGCTGTGGACGGCGTGGATCCCGCCTGCATTCTGGCCATGGGCGTCTGTGTGCCGGGCATCGTGGACCCCTCGTCCGGGACGGTGACCCTCTCGGTGATGTTGCCGTGGCGGGATGTACCCCTTGGGGCAGAGCTGAACAGCCGCTTCCCCTTCCCGGTGGCCGTCTTCTCCCGCGGAACCGCGGCCACCTGGGGAGAACGCTGGTATGGCGTGGGGAAGGATGTCTCCAACCTCCTCTACGTGCGGGTGGGCAGCGGGATCGTGGCCGGGCTGGTCATCAACGGCCAACCCTACCTGGGCCGGAATTTTGGCGCCGGTGAACTGGGGCACTTTACCGTCCAGCCGGACGGCGCCCTTTGCCGCTGTGGCAACCGGGGCTGCCTGGCCACGCTGGCGACCACCGGCGTGCTCTTGAGCCGGGTGCGGCAGCTCCTGCGGGAGATGCCCGACGCGGCCATGTCCCGGGCCATGCAGGAAAACTTCGACCACCTGAAGCTGGAGGATGTGGTGGCGGCTGCCGAGGCTGGGGCTCCGGCTGCCCTGCAGGCCTTTGCCGAGGTGGGGCGGTGGCTGGGCATCGCCCTGGGATCCACCATCAACCTGCTGAACCTGGACATGGTGGTCATCGGCGGCCCCATGGCGTTGGCGGGCGACTACCTGCTGCAGCCCCTCCGGCAGGAACTCCACCAGCGGGCCCTGCCGACGCATCTGGCCCAGATGTCGCTGGTCGCCTCCATGCTCAAAGAAGATGCTCCCGCTGTGGGCGCCGCCAGTCTGGTCTTGCATGAGCTCTTCTCCCCCGTGCGCACCTCTGCTGGCATGTTGCCCGCCGATCGGGTGAGTCTGTTCGCCTAA
- a CDS encoding carbohydrate ABC transporter permease: protein MADWAVTPGRSTGHTLLAVRQVRRLLARLASHLMVMAVGLFFLVPFLWMLSTALKSDQDVFRVPPTWLPHDNLYVQVGDQQLPMYRVTIEGHTRQLALQSIAEGYGIFLDPANPAQTEKIRMRYAEPVLVVGLRWRNFVDAMNRATRPGLGVTFWTYVQNSLIVAIFSIIGTLVSCAPAAYGFARIRWPGRDLVFILVLATMMLPFQVTMIPLYIFFTTRLGWSNTFLPLIVPTFFGNAFDIFLLRQFFRTIPEELADAARVDGASEFRIFWNIMLPLSVPVLATITVFTFLWAWNDFQGPLIYLTDPRRFTMALGLQDFQQQHAVAWNQLMAAATIFTVPIVVLFFFAQRTFIQGVKLTGLKG, encoded by the coding sequence ATGGCCGATTGGGCAGTGACACCGGGGCGATCTACCGGCCACACCCTCCTTGCGGTACGCCAGGTTCGCCGCCTGTTGGCCCGCCTGGCTTCACACCTGATGGTCATGGCCGTGGGGCTCTTCTTCCTGGTCCCTTTCCTCTGGATGCTCTCCACCGCACTCAAGTCGGACCAGGACGTCTTCCGGGTTCCACCCACCTGGTTGCCCCACGACAACCTTTACGTGCAGGTAGGCGACCAACAACTGCCCATGTACCGGGTGACGATCGAAGGCCATACCCGACAGCTGGCCCTTCAATCCATCGCCGAAGGCTACGGGATTTTTCTTGATCCGGCCAACCCGGCACAGACCGAGAAGATCCGGATGCGGTACGCGGAGCCGGTCCTGGTGGTGGGGCTGCGCTGGCGTAATTTCGTGGACGCCATGAACCGGGCCACCCGTCCTGGACTGGGCGTCACCTTTTGGACCTACGTCCAGAACAGCCTGATCGTCGCCATCTTTTCGATTATCGGCACATTGGTGTCATGTGCGCCGGCGGCCTATGGCTTCGCCCGCATTCGCTGGCCGGGCCGCGACCTGGTTTTCATCCTGGTGCTGGCAACCATGATGCTGCCGTTCCAGGTCACCATGATTCCACTTTACATCTTCTTCACCACCAGGTTGGGGTGGAGCAACACCTTCCTTCCCCTGATCGTGCCCACCTTTTTTGGTAACGCCTTCGACATCTTCCTGTTGCGCCAGTTCTTCCGCACCATTCCTGAAGAGCTGGCCGACGCTGCCCGGGTGGATGGCGCTTCCGAGTTTCGCATTTTCTGGAACATCATGCTGCCCCTATCGGTGCCCGTGCTGGCCACCATCACCGTCTTTACCTTCCTGTGGGCATGGAACGACTTTCAGGGGCCGCTCATCTACCTGACCGATCCCCGACGCTTCACCATGGCCCTGGGGCTGCAGGATTTCCAACAGCAGCATGCCGTGGCCTGGAACCAGCTCATGGCCGCTGCCACCATCTTCACCGTCCCCATTGTAGTTCTCTTCTTCTTTGCCCAACGCACCTTCATTCAGGGGGTTAAGCTGACCGGGTTGAAGGGATAA
- a CDS encoding NAD-dependent epimerase/dehydratase family protein has protein sequence MRSEEELEDRLSEPTPLVLEALRSLDSDLLILGVGGKMGPTLARMAARALATIGSPHRVIGVARFSQPGLREKLETWGIHTIPCDLLDREAVGRLPESRNLIFMAGQKFGTSGNPDLTWAMNVGVPLHVCERYGTGRVVVFSTGNVYPLTRVVEGGAVETDPPEPVGEYASSCLGRERIFEYFARTRGLQVAIMRLNYAIDLRYGVLLDIALRVRAGQPVDVSMGAANVIWQGDANAWALALLPHCSVPPFVLNVTGPETVSIRRLAERFGALFGVRPSFVGQEAETALLSNAARAHQLFGYPRVSLQQMVEWTAAWVAENGVTWNKPTHFETRDGRF, from the coding sequence ATTCGCAGCGAAGAAGAGCTGGAAGATCGCCTGTCCGAACCCACCCCCCTGGTCCTGGAAGCCCTGCGCAGCCTGGACAGCGACCTGCTGATCCTGGGCGTGGGCGGCAAGATGGGTCCCACCCTGGCCCGCATGGCCGCCCGGGCTCTGGCGACCATCGGCTCGCCCCACCGGGTCATTGGCGTGGCCCGCTTCTCCCAGCCCGGCCTGCGGGAAAAGCTGGAGACATGGGGCATCCACACCATCCCCTGTGATCTGTTGGATCGGGAGGCAGTCGGTCGGTTGCCGGAGAGCCGCAACCTGATTTTCATGGCCGGCCAGAAATTTGGCACCAGCGGCAACCCGGATCTGACCTGGGCCATGAATGTGGGGGTGCCCCTGCATGTCTGCGAGCGCTATGGGACGGGCCGGGTGGTGGTTTTCTCCACCGGCAACGTCTACCCCCTCACCCGGGTGGTGGAGGGGGGCGCGGTGGAGACCGACCCGCCGGAGCCGGTGGGCGAATACGCCAGCTCCTGCCTGGGGCGTGAACGAATTTTCGAGTACTTCGCCCGGACCCGCGGTCTGCAGGTGGCCATCATGCGCCTCAACTATGCCATCGATCTGCGCTATGGGGTCCTCCTGGACATTGCCCTCCGGGTTCGGGCAGGCCAGCCTGTGGATGTGAGCATGGGGGCGGCGAATGTGATCTGGCAGGGGGACGCCAACGCCTGGGCCCTGGCCCTGCTGCCCCACTGCAGTGTACCGCCCTTCGTTCTCAACGTCACCGGACCGGAAACCGTATCCATCCGCCGCCTGGCCGAACGATTCGGCGCCCTCTTCGGCGTACGCCCCAGCTTCGTCGGCCAGGAGGCCGAGACGGCTCTGTTGAGCAATGCCGCCAGGGCACACCAGCTCTTCGGCTACCCGCGGGTCTCTCTCCAGCAAATGGTGGAATGGACCGCTGCATGGGTCGCGGAAAATGGTGTGACCTGGAACAAACCCACCCATTTTGAAACCCGTGACGGGAGATTTTGA
- a CDS encoding ABC transporter substrate-binding protein: MATRSTISRRQFLWISGASVVGVVAAACGSPASPAPAEPAAAPAATSAPAAVEAGTGSRFNEAPMLRELVNQGQLPPVDERMPLNPLVSEVEEEIGQYGGTWRRVWLGPSDAYGMWRLRHETLLRWSADSTYVTPNVAESWEVNEDGTEFTIHLREGMRWSDGEPFTADDMLYWYEVQLNPDLTPVKNVRMSLGDEFGKMEKVDDYTVKISFSKSYGLFELQMASEFEPYLPKHYMQQFDPAHADPAELDAKLQEAGLDQPQQLFSLRSSWSQNPDLPVLSPWVVKAEPTVTLWPAERNPYYWKVDEAGNQLPYIDTIMHELLQERELVTLKVVAGEVDMQSRHLGVNDLPLYMENREKGDYRVLMWPTTQGSSYCLMFNQNYDADPKVAEFLRNVDFRRALSLAINREEMNQVVYLGLGTPRQSTLLPQSPGFNEEWATAYTEYDPERANQMLDELGLTERDSEGFRLLPDGSGPLTIVIAHPNNIGSDPTELVKSYWEAVGVKTVIDTQERSVHYEKMHANELQVAPWGNEEMIYPLFLVYPWWVMPYGTSSRIAPLSGLWYQTNGQQGVEPEGDLRRVIELYEQAKATPNEEERFQAAMEMMRINAENLWTVGCVAVSETPVVVKNNFRNVPEKHLHGTVNGSPGNARPWTWFFRQA, encoded by the coding sequence ATGGCCACACGGTCAACCATCAGCCGTCGTCAATTTTTGTGGATATCCGGTGCCTCGGTCGTAGGGGTTGTGGCGGCGGCATGCGGCTCGCCGGCCAGTCCGGCCCCGGCGGAACCGGCTGCTGCGCCGGCGGCGACTTCGGCACCGGCCGCTGTGGAGGCCGGGACAGGTAGCCGCTTCAACGAAGCACCCATGTTGCGGGAGTTGGTCAACCAGGGGCAGTTACCGCCGGTGGACGAGCGCATGCCCCTCAATCCCCTGGTCTCAGAAGTGGAGGAGGAGATCGGCCAGTATGGCGGCACCTGGCGCCGGGTCTGGCTGGGGCCGTCGGATGCCTACGGCATGTGGCGCCTGCGCCACGAGACGTTGCTGCGCTGGAGCGCCGACAGCACCTACGTCACGCCCAACGTGGCCGAATCCTGGGAGGTCAACGAAGATGGGACCGAGTTCACCATCCACCTGCGGGAGGGGATGCGCTGGTCCGATGGCGAGCCCTTCACCGCCGACGATATGCTCTACTGGTACGAGGTCCAGCTCAACCCGGATCTGACGCCGGTGAAGAACGTGCGCATGAGCCTGGGCGATGAGTTCGGCAAGATGGAGAAGGTAGACGACTACACGGTCAAGATCTCCTTCTCCAAATCCTACGGCCTCTTCGAACTGCAGATGGCCAGCGAGTTCGAGCCTTACCTGCCCAAACACTACATGCAGCAGTTCGACCCGGCCCACGCGGATCCGGCCGAGCTGGACGCCAAGCTCCAGGAAGCGGGCCTTGACCAGCCTCAACAGCTCTTCTCCCTGCGCAGCTCCTGGTCCCAGAATCCAGATCTGCCGGTGCTCAGCCCCTGGGTGGTCAAGGCGGAGCCCACGGTGACCCTCTGGCCGGCCGAGCGCAACCCGTACTATTGGAAGGTGGACGAGGCCGGCAACCAGTTGCCCTACATCGATACCATTATGCACGAATTGCTGCAGGAACGGGAGCTGGTGACCTTGAAGGTGGTGGCCGGGGAGGTGGACATGCAGTCCCGCCACCTGGGCGTCAATGACCTCCCCCTCTACATGGAAAACCGCGAGAAGGGCGACTATCGGGTCCTCATGTGGCCCACCACCCAGGGCAGCAGCTACTGTCTCATGTTCAACCAGAACTACGACGCCGATCCCAAGGTGGCCGAATTTCTGCGCAACGTGGACTTCCGGCGGGCCCTCTCCCTGGCCATCAACCGGGAGGAGATGAACCAGGTGGTCTACCTGGGCCTGGGCACCCCACGTCAGTCCACCCTGCTCCCCCAGAGCCCCGGCTTCAACGAGGAGTGGGCCACCGCCTACACCGAATATGATCCGGAACGGGCCAACCAGATGCTGGACGAGCTGGGCCTGACGGAGCGGGATAGCGAGGGCTTCCGCCTCCTGCCCGACGGTAGCGGCCCTCTCACCATCGTCATCGCCCATCCCAACAACATCGGCAGCGATCCCACCGAGCTGGTCAAGTCCTACTGGGAGGCGGTGGGGGTCAAGACGGTCATCGACACCCAGGAGCGTTCCGTCCACTACGAGAAGATGCACGCCAACGAGCTGCAGGTGGCGCCCTGGGGCAACGAGGAGATGATCTACCCCCTTTTCCTGGTCTACCCCTGGTGGGTGATGCCCTACGGCACTTCCTCCCGCATTGCGCCCCTTTCCGGCCTCTGGTACCAGACCAACGGCCAGCAGGGGGTGGAGCCGGAGGGCGACCTGCGCCGGGTGATCGAATTGTACGAGCAGGCCAAGGCCACGCCCAACGAGGAGGAGCGCTTCCAGGCGGCCATGGAGATGATGCGCATCAACGCCGAAAACCTGTGGACCGTGGGCTGCGTGGCCGTGAGCGAGACGCCGGTGGTGGTGAAGAACAACTTCCGCAATGTGCCGGAGAAGCATCTCCACGGCACCGTCAACGGCTCGCCGGGCAACGCCCGCCCCTGGACCTGGTTCTTCCGCCAGGCGTAA